One genomic segment of Ricinus communis isolate WT05 ecotype wild-type chromosome 3, ASM1957865v1, whole genome shotgun sequence includes these proteins:
- the LOC8262865 gene encoding uncharacterized protein LOC8262865 isoform X2, with the protein MVTGLGGSPHLGNRVDANGISESASVAFGYNPNLGSHGSGSGVDHGSEEGGDDSVPGKKVKFLCSFGGKILPRPSDGMLRYVGGQTRIIGVRRDVSFNELVQKMMDTYGQPVVIKYQLPDEDLDALVSVSCADDLDNMMDEYEKLVQRDGSAKLRVFLFSATELDATGLVQFGDLHDSGQRYVDAVNGIMEGAGSGIARKESITSATSTQNSDFSGTEAVDNSGPGQVEVSGASATSMFSSSGNQMTPHDNNPNFLPVEPNPQVHADPSAVSMGIPMVKSGPPQSLSSQPEVEFERSIPVTVPQQHLGYDFQQAGIGIPPPAPQFQAYADPRQEITNHADYMHFPAHMRFPNAQLLGPAGSVFSQQQIRDNNPGVAAHPFIPAVHMTMTAASSHVAIRPTMVQPLVQPQQNHVERYSDENTFGTRILQLPVDQSYSAYQAQLPPAIIGGGYSWHPVPQRGHIVFSDGSVSRQQAVFPENVQRLDDCIMCQKALPHAHSDPSVQDPRESGVSPLPDSHSVHHSLLLGDTMKTQPFSSGMVGGILGDGIVEQGSGARSTAFSLVDHQLGLQQSEGVVFSQNLDSIHDNERRTAGQKIGNSDQSKTAVSHSVMGGPGYIDAIPQSHLEDTIQQHVVPGQCHFNEEALHKHNIGDFPHFPGVIQASENLGHELPLEYSGKLPHVVPKEDVVDSCVSYDQLRPIDGMMETLRMCPTEIIANNEQSKSPADKLRKEEILDHRAQQIAGRDVLLDTTYNKPQVLIDSNHVKQTEVLPTSIEGSYVYNTRLMDSYEVTQLPISGNQGSYPQSKIGVHLLDSDEFSYGNPAPSGFEPGYALDRIPPVVGWKNDASRLQPNIGLPEMEAASNVPSSVASSGRLGDIQDSSNSLFSNQDPWTLRHDAHLPPPRPSKILTKKEAYGTKDLFCENQSNAGELTSDGLLGDASSQTLWNTKKDIHSEQVPSSKGSAEEHIKQELRAVAEDVAASVFSSATTNPDSLVHERNESAYEASQHKEVSNKDVEMQHEAKFEDVKNKLPEKLNFGFPVSEGIGRLQIIKNIDLEELQELGSGTFGTVYHGKWRGTDVAIKRINDRCFAGKPSEQDRMIEDFWNEAIKLADLHHPNVVAFYGVVLDGPGGSVATVTEYMVNGSLRNALQKNERSLDKRKRLLIAMDVAFGMEYLHGKNIVHFDLKSDNLLVNLRDPHRPICKVGDLGLSKVKCQTLISGGVRGTLPWMAPELLNGSSSLVSEKVDVFSFGIVLWELLTGEEPYADLHYGAIIGGIVSNTLRPAVPESCDPEWKSLMERCWSSEPSERPNFTEIANELRAMASKIPPKGHNPTQQQPQVQH; encoded by the exons ATGGTAACTGGGTTGGGTGGTTCTCCCCATTTAGGCAATAGGGTTGATGCTAATGGGATTAGTGAGTCAGCAAGTGTGGCATTTGGTTATAATCCTAATTTGGGGAGCCATGGTAGTGGCAGTGGGGTTGATCATGGGAGTGAAGAGGGTGGGGATGATTCAGTGCCGGGGAAGAAGGTTAAATTTTTGTGTAGTTTTGGGGGAAAAATCTTACCTAGGCCAAGTGATGGTATGTTGAGATATGTTGGAGGACAAACAAGGATAATTGGTGTGAGGAGAGATGTGAGCTTTAATGAGTTAGTGCAGAAGATGATGGATACTTACGGGCAACCTGTGGTTATCAAATACCAGCTTCCTGATGAGGATCTTGATGCTCTGGTATCAGTTTCTTGTGCTGATGATCTTGATAATATGATggatgagtatgagaaattgGTTCAGAGGGATGGGTCAGCTAAGCTAAGGGTGTTTCTATTCTCGGCTACGGAGCTTGATGCAACTGGTTTGGTACAATTTGGGGATTTACATGATAGTGGACAGAGATATGTTGATGCTGTAAATGGGATTATGGAAGGAGCTGGCAGTGGTATTGCTAGGAAGGAGAGTATAACAAGTGCAACTTCAACTCAGAACTCCGACTTTAGCGGGACGGAAGCTGTTGATAACTCAGGTCCTGGTCAGGTGGAAGTGAGTGGGGCATCAGCAACCTCCATGTTCTCCTCTAGCGGGAATCAGATGACTCCTCACGACAATAACCCAAATTTTTTGCCAGTGGAACCTAATCCTCAAGTTCATGCTGATCCATCTGCAGTGTCTATGGGCATTCCCATGGTTAAGTCTGGTCCTCCCCAATCTCTATCGTCTCAACCTGAGGTTGAATTTGAGAGATCTATACCTGTTACTGTACCACAACAGCACTTGGGATATGATTTCCAGCAAGCTGGAATAGGTATTCCACCACCTGCACCACAGTTTCAGGCTTATGCAGACCCTCGCCAGGAAATCACAAATCATGCAGATTACATGCATTTTCCTGCTCATATGAGATTTCCAAATGCTCAATTATTGGGACCTGCCGGATCTGTATTTTCCCAACAGCAGATTCGCGACAATAATCCTGGTGTTGCTGCTCATCCATTTATTCCCGCAGTGCACATGACAATGACAGCTGCATCTTCTCATGTTGCTATAAGGCCAACCATGGTTCAGCCATTGGTACAACCCCAACAAAATCATGTGGAACGTTATTCTGATGAAAATACATTTGGAACAAGGATCCTTCAGCTTCCTGTTGACCAAAGCTACAGTGCTTATCAGGCCCAGCTTCCGCCTGCAATTATTGGAGGAGGCTATAGCTGGCATCCAGTTCCACAGAGAGGGCATATTGTCTTCTCTGATGGATCAGTATCTCGCCAACAGGCAGTTTTTCCTGAGAATGTTCAGAGATTGGATGACTGTATCATGTGTCAGAAAGCATTGCCTCATGCACATTCTGATCCTTCAGTACAGGACCCCAGAGAGAGTGGTGTAAGCCCTTTACCTGATTCACACTCAGTTCATCATAGTCTCCTTTTGGGAGATACTATGAAAACTCAACCTTTCAGCAGCGGTATGGTAGGTGGAATATTGGGGGATGGCATTGTTGAACAGGGTTCTGGGGCTAGATCCACTGCCTTTAGCCTTGTTGATCATCAACTCGGATTGCAACAATCtgagggggttgttttctcccaAAATCTAGATTCCATTCATGACAATGAGAGAAGAACTGCTGGGCAGAAAATTGGCAATTCCGATCAATCCAAGACTGCAGTTTCACATAGTGTGATGGGTGGACCAGGATACATAGATGCAATTCCTCAATCTCACCTAGAAGATACCATCCAGCAGCATGTGGTCCCAGGCCAATGCCATTTTAATGAGGAGGCTCTACACAAACATAATATTGGTGATTTCCCTCATTTTCCAGGTGTAATTCAAGCTTCTGAGAATTTGGGGCATGAGTTGCCACTAGAATACTCTGGTAAGCTGCCTCATGTTGTTCCCAAAGAAGATGTTGTAGATTCCTGTGTATCATATGACCAGCTAAGGCCAATTGATGGGATGATGGAAACTCTCCGGATGTGCCCCACAGAAATTATTGCTAATAATGAGCAGAGTAAGTCCCCTGCTGATAAATTGAGAAAGGAAGAGATCTTGGATCACAGAGCCCAGCAGATAGCTGGGAGGGATGTACTTCTGGATACTACCTATAACAAACCTCAGGTGCTTATTGACTCAAATCATGTCAAGCAGACTGAAGTGCTGCCTACCTCAATTGAAGGTTCTTATGTGTATAATACTCGACTGATGGATTCATATGAGGTTACACAACTGCCTATTTCAGGTAACCAAGGATCATATCCACAATCAAAGATTGGAGTTCATCTCTTGGATTCTGATGAGTTTAGTTATGGAAACCCTGCACCCTCAGGTTTTGAGCCAGGCTATGCACTGGATAGAATTCCCCCTGTTGTTGGATGGAAAAATGATGCTTCACGATTACAACCAAATATTGGTCTTCCTGAAATGGAAGCTGCATCTAATGTGCCATCTTCTGTTGCATCATCTGGTAGACTTGGAGATATTCAGGATTCCTCAAATTCACTATTCAGCAATCAGGATCCTTGGACTTTAAGGCATGATGCTCATCTTCCTCCTCCTAGGCCCAGCAAAATTCTGACTAAAAAAGAAGCCTATGGAACTAAGGATCTTTTCTGCGAAAACCAAAGCAATGCTGGAGAACTAACTAGTGATGGATTGCTGGGCGATGCATCTTCCCAGACACTGTGGAATACGAAGAAGGATATTCATTCAGAGCAAGTTCCATCATCAAAAG GCTCAGCTGAGGAACACATCAAGCAAGAACTTCGGGCTGTTGCTGAGGATGTAGCTGCCTCTGTTTTCTCATCGGCTACTACTAATCCTGATTCATTGGTCCATGAAAGAAATGAATCAGCTTATGAAGCGAGTCAACACAAGGAAGTTTCAAATAAAGATGTAGAAATGCAGCATGAAGCTAAGTTTGAG GATGTTAAGAATAAACTGCCAGAAAAGTTGAATTTTGGATTTCCAGTATCAGAAGGCATTGGGCGGTTGCAG ATTATAAAAAACATTGACCTTGAAGAACTGCAAGAATTGGGTTCTGGCACCTTTGGTACTGTATATCACGGGAAGTGGAGGGGTACTGATGTTGCAATTAAGCGGATCAATGATAGGTGTTTTGCTGGGAAACCTTCTGAACAAGATCGCATG ATAGAAGATTTCTGGAATGAAGCAATTAAGCTCGCTGACTTGCACCATCCAAATGTGGTAGCTTTCTATGGTGTTGTGCTCGATGGTCCTGGAGGTTCTGTAGCAACAGTGACAGAATACATGGTTAATGGTTCTTTAAGAAATGCTTTGCAGAAGAATGAAag GAGCCTTGACAAGCGCAAGCGACTGCTGATTGCCATGGATGTGGCCTTTGGGATGGAATACTTGCATGGAAAAAACATAGTACACTTTGATTTGAAGAGTGACAATTTACTTGTGAATCTTCGAGATCCTCACCGTCCAATTTGCAAG GTTGGTGATTTGGGCCTGTCCAAGGTGAAATGTCAAACACTTATATCAGGTGGTGTTCGGGGAACTCTTCCATGGATGGCGCCGGAGCTTCTCAATGGCAGCAGTAGTCTTGTCTCTGAGAAG GTCGATGTGTTTTCATTTGGTATTGTGCTGTGGGAACTCCTAACTGGGGAAGAACCATATGCAGACTTGCACTATGGGGCTATCATAG GTGGTATTGTAAGCAATACATTGCGGCCAGCAGTGCCTGAATCTTGTGACCCAGAATGGAAATCATTAATGGAGAGGTGCTGGTCATCAGAGCCATCTGAGAGACCAAACTTCACTGAAATTGCAAACGAGTTACGTGCAATGGCATCAAAAATTCCTCCCAAGGGTCATAACCCAACGCAGCAACAGCCCCAGGTTCAACACTGA
- the LOC8262864 gene encoding uncharacterized protein LOC8262864, which translates to MARTQQKETFVGTPYSPIMEHEQEGLDHLDDYSTSGCNCFHFFSFRWEQNHGNEHGHLLGEQRETWVVKKLKKVKEVSEVVAGPRWKTFIRKISAYIKKMKRHKNNNNQFQYDPESYALNFDGDREEDDLLVPIFSSRFSVPPSADQQRQNGL; encoded by the coding sequence ATGGCTAGAACCCAACAAAAAGAAACCTTCGTAGGCACCCCTTACTCGCCAATAATGGAGCACGAACAAGAAGGCCTTGATCATCTTGATGACTACTCAACCAGTGGGTGCAACTGCTTTCATTTCTTCTCCTTCAGATGGGAACAAAACCATGGGAATGAACACGGACATTTATTGGGAGAGCAAAGAGAAACATGGGTGGTAAAGAAACTGAAGAAAGTGAAGGAGGTTTCAGAAGTAGTTGCAGGGCCGAGATGGAAGACTTTCATCAGAAAGATTAGTGCATATatcaagaaaatgaagagACATAAGAATAACAATAATCAGTTCCAATATGACCCAGAAAGCTATGCTCTCAACTTTGACGGTGACAGGGAAGAAGATGATTTGCTTGTTCCTATTTTCTCTTCAAGGTTTTCTGTTCCTCCTTCTGCTGATCAACAACGTCAAAATGGGTTGTGA
- the LOC8262865 gene encoding uncharacterized protein LOC8262865 isoform X1: protein MAFDQNYIPKDLRPINVARTIPEEPRIAATSAIAVASTATGAPSIATTATNRNPEIFAHPDGSIPVFYPANLSDATGFVGLAYGNPAPGWAPRLTVPVGSVSVAGVNTTGAGFSYSPNLGNRVVTNAVDHAANDMVTGLGGSPHLGNRVDANGISESASVAFGYNPNLGSHGSGSGVDHGSEEGGDDSVPGKKVKFLCSFGGKILPRPSDGMLRYVGGQTRIIGVRRDVSFNELVQKMMDTYGQPVVIKYQLPDEDLDALVSVSCADDLDNMMDEYEKLVQRDGSAKLRVFLFSATELDATGLVQFGDLHDSGQRYVDAVNGIMEGAGSGIARKESITSATSTQNSDFSGTEAVDNSGPGQVEVSGASATSMFSSSGNQMTPHDNNPNFLPVEPNPQVHADPSAVSMGIPMVKSGPPQSLSSQPEVEFERSIPVTVPQQHLGYDFQQAGIGIPPPAPQFQAYADPRQEITNHADYMHFPAHMRFPNAQLLGPAGSVFSQQQIRDNNPGVAAHPFIPAVHMTMTAASSHVAIRPTMVQPLVQPQQNHVERYSDENTFGTRILQLPVDQSYSAYQAQLPPAIIGGGYSWHPVPQRGHIVFSDGSVSRQQAVFPENVQRLDDCIMCQKALPHAHSDPSVQDPRESGVSPLPDSHSVHHSLLLGDTMKTQPFSSGMVGGILGDGIVEQGSGARSTAFSLVDHQLGLQQSEGVVFSQNLDSIHDNERRTAGQKIGNSDQSKTAVSHSVMGGPGYIDAIPQSHLEDTIQQHVVPGQCHFNEEALHKHNIGDFPHFPGVIQASENLGHELPLEYSGKLPHVVPKEDVVDSCVSYDQLRPIDGMMETLRMCPTEIIANNEQSKSPADKLRKEEILDHRAQQIAGRDVLLDTTYNKPQVLIDSNHVKQTEVLPTSIEGSYVYNTRLMDSYEVTQLPISGNQGSYPQSKIGVHLLDSDEFSYGNPAPSGFEPGYALDRIPPVVGWKNDASRLQPNIGLPEMEAASNVPSSVASSGRLGDIQDSSNSLFSNQDPWTLRHDAHLPPPRPSKILTKKEAYGTKDLFCENQSNAGELTSDGLLGDASSQTLWNTKKDIHSEQVPSSKGSAEEHIKQELRAVAEDVAASVFSSATTNPDSLVHERNESAYEASQHKEVSNKDVEMQHEAKFEDVKNKLPEKLNFGFPVSEGIGRLQIIKNIDLEELQELGSGTFGTVYHGKWRGTDVAIKRINDRCFAGKPSEQDRMIEDFWNEAIKLADLHHPNVVAFYGVVLDGPGGSVATVTEYMVNGSLRNALQKNERSLDKRKRLLIAMDVAFGMEYLHGKNIVHFDLKSDNLLVNLRDPHRPICKVGDLGLSKVKCQTLISGGVRGTLPWMAPELLNGSSSLVSEKVDVFSFGIVLWELLTGEEPYADLHYGAIIGGIVSNTLRPAVPESCDPEWKSLMERCWSSEPSERPNFTEIANELRAMASKIPPKGHNPTQQQPQVQH, encoded by the exons ATGGCATTTGATCAGAACTATATCCCAAAGGATCTAAGGCCAATTAATGTTGCTAGAACCATACCTGAAGAGCCCCGCATTGCCGCCACGTCAGCAATAGCGGTGGCTTCCACTGCTACTGGTGCTCCTTCTATTGCAACAACAGCAACTAATAGAAACCCTGAAATTTTTGCCCACCCAGATGGGTCGATACCGGTATTTTACCCTGCAAATCTATCTGATGCTACAGGTTTTGTAGGCTTAGCATATGGGAATCCTGCACCAGGGTGGGCCCCACGATTGACTGTGCCGGTTGGGAGTGTAAGTGTGGCTGGTGTGAATACCACAGGTGCTGGGTTTAGTTATAGCCCCAATTTGGGGAATAGGGTTGTTACTAATGCTGTCGATCACGCAGCTAATGATATGGTAACTGGGTTGGGTGGTTCTCCCCATTTAGGCAATAGGGTTGATGCTAATGGGATTAGTGAGTCAGCAAGTGTGGCATTTGGTTATAATCCTAATTTGGGGAGCCATGGTAGTGGCAGTGGGGTTGATCATGGGAGTGAAGAGGGTGGGGATGATTCAGTGCCGGGGAAGAAGGTTAAATTTTTGTGTAGTTTTGGGGGAAAAATCTTACCTAGGCCAAGTGATGGTATGTTGAGATATGTTGGAGGACAAACAAGGATAATTGGTGTGAGGAGAGATGTGAGCTTTAATGAGTTAGTGCAGAAGATGATGGATACTTACGGGCAACCTGTGGTTATCAAATACCAGCTTCCTGATGAGGATCTTGATGCTCTGGTATCAGTTTCTTGTGCTGATGATCTTGATAATATGATggatgagtatgagaaattgGTTCAGAGGGATGGGTCAGCTAAGCTAAGGGTGTTTCTATTCTCGGCTACGGAGCTTGATGCAACTGGTTTGGTACAATTTGGGGATTTACATGATAGTGGACAGAGATATGTTGATGCTGTAAATGGGATTATGGAAGGAGCTGGCAGTGGTATTGCTAGGAAGGAGAGTATAACAAGTGCAACTTCAACTCAGAACTCCGACTTTAGCGGGACGGAAGCTGTTGATAACTCAGGTCCTGGTCAGGTGGAAGTGAGTGGGGCATCAGCAACCTCCATGTTCTCCTCTAGCGGGAATCAGATGACTCCTCACGACAATAACCCAAATTTTTTGCCAGTGGAACCTAATCCTCAAGTTCATGCTGATCCATCTGCAGTGTCTATGGGCATTCCCATGGTTAAGTCTGGTCCTCCCCAATCTCTATCGTCTCAACCTGAGGTTGAATTTGAGAGATCTATACCTGTTACTGTACCACAACAGCACTTGGGATATGATTTCCAGCAAGCTGGAATAGGTATTCCACCACCTGCACCACAGTTTCAGGCTTATGCAGACCCTCGCCAGGAAATCACAAATCATGCAGATTACATGCATTTTCCTGCTCATATGAGATTTCCAAATGCTCAATTATTGGGACCTGCCGGATCTGTATTTTCCCAACAGCAGATTCGCGACAATAATCCTGGTGTTGCTGCTCATCCATTTATTCCCGCAGTGCACATGACAATGACAGCTGCATCTTCTCATGTTGCTATAAGGCCAACCATGGTTCAGCCATTGGTACAACCCCAACAAAATCATGTGGAACGTTATTCTGATGAAAATACATTTGGAACAAGGATCCTTCAGCTTCCTGTTGACCAAAGCTACAGTGCTTATCAGGCCCAGCTTCCGCCTGCAATTATTGGAGGAGGCTATAGCTGGCATCCAGTTCCACAGAGAGGGCATATTGTCTTCTCTGATGGATCAGTATCTCGCCAACAGGCAGTTTTTCCTGAGAATGTTCAGAGATTGGATGACTGTATCATGTGTCAGAAAGCATTGCCTCATGCACATTCTGATCCTTCAGTACAGGACCCCAGAGAGAGTGGTGTAAGCCCTTTACCTGATTCACACTCAGTTCATCATAGTCTCCTTTTGGGAGATACTATGAAAACTCAACCTTTCAGCAGCGGTATGGTAGGTGGAATATTGGGGGATGGCATTGTTGAACAGGGTTCTGGGGCTAGATCCACTGCCTTTAGCCTTGTTGATCATCAACTCGGATTGCAACAATCtgagggggttgttttctcccaAAATCTAGATTCCATTCATGACAATGAGAGAAGAACTGCTGGGCAGAAAATTGGCAATTCCGATCAATCCAAGACTGCAGTTTCACATAGTGTGATGGGTGGACCAGGATACATAGATGCAATTCCTCAATCTCACCTAGAAGATACCATCCAGCAGCATGTGGTCCCAGGCCAATGCCATTTTAATGAGGAGGCTCTACACAAACATAATATTGGTGATTTCCCTCATTTTCCAGGTGTAATTCAAGCTTCTGAGAATTTGGGGCATGAGTTGCCACTAGAATACTCTGGTAAGCTGCCTCATGTTGTTCCCAAAGAAGATGTTGTAGATTCCTGTGTATCATATGACCAGCTAAGGCCAATTGATGGGATGATGGAAACTCTCCGGATGTGCCCCACAGAAATTATTGCTAATAATGAGCAGAGTAAGTCCCCTGCTGATAAATTGAGAAAGGAAGAGATCTTGGATCACAGAGCCCAGCAGATAGCTGGGAGGGATGTACTTCTGGATACTACCTATAACAAACCTCAGGTGCTTATTGACTCAAATCATGTCAAGCAGACTGAAGTGCTGCCTACCTCAATTGAAGGTTCTTATGTGTATAATACTCGACTGATGGATTCATATGAGGTTACACAACTGCCTATTTCAGGTAACCAAGGATCATATCCACAATCAAAGATTGGAGTTCATCTCTTGGATTCTGATGAGTTTAGTTATGGAAACCCTGCACCCTCAGGTTTTGAGCCAGGCTATGCACTGGATAGAATTCCCCCTGTTGTTGGATGGAAAAATGATGCTTCACGATTACAACCAAATATTGGTCTTCCTGAAATGGAAGCTGCATCTAATGTGCCATCTTCTGTTGCATCATCTGGTAGACTTGGAGATATTCAGGATTCCTCAAATTCACTATTCAGCAATCAGGATCCTTGGACTTTAAGGCATGATGCTCATCTTCCTCCTCCTAGGCCCAGCAAAATTCTGACTAAAAAAGAAGCCTATGGAACTAAGGATCTTTTCTGCGAAAACCAAAGCAATGCTGGAGAACTAACTAGTGATGGATTGCTGGGCGATGCATCTTCCCAGACACTGTGGAATACGAAGAAGGATATTCATTCAGAGCAAGTTCCATCATCAAAAG GCTCAGCTGAGGAACACATCAAGCAAGAACTTCGGGCTGTTGCTGAGGATGTAGCTGCCTCTGTTTTCTCATCGGCTACTACTAATCCTGATTCATTGGTCCATGAAAGAAATGAATCAGCTTATGAAGCGAGTCAACACAAGGAAGTTTCAAATAAAGATGTAGAAATGCAGCATGAAGCTAAGTTTGAG GATGTTAAGAATAAACTGCCAGAAAAGTTGAATTTTGGATTTCCAGTATCAGAAGGCATTGGGCGGTTGCAG ATTATAAAAAACATTGACCTTGAAGAACTGCAAGAATTGGGTTCTGGCACCTTTGGTACTGTATATCACGGGAAGTGGAGGGGTACTGATGTTGCAATTAAGCGGATCAATGATAGGTGTTTTGCTGGGAAACCTTCTGAACAAGATCGCATG ATAGAAGATTTCTGGAATGAAGCAATTAAGCTCGCTGACTTGCACCATCCAAATGTGGTAGCTTTCTATGGTGTTGTGCTCGATGGTCCTGGAGGTTCTGTAGCAACAGTGACAGAATACATGGTTAATGGTTCTTTAAGAAATGCTTTGCAGAAGAATGAAag GAGCCTTGACAAGCGCAAGCGACTGCTGATTGCCATGGATGTGGCCTTTGGGATGGAATACTTGCATGGAAAAAACATAGTACACTTTGATTTGAAGAGTGACAATTTACTTGTGAATCTTCGAGATCCTCACCGTCCAATTTGCAAG GTTGGTGATTTGGGCCTGTCCAAGGTGAAATGTCAAACACTTATATCAGGTGGTGTTCGGGGAACTCTTCCATGGATGGCGCCGGAGCTTCTCAATGGCAGCAGTAGTCTTGTCTCTGAGAAG GTCGATGTGTTTTCATTTGGTATTGTGCTGTGGGAACTCCTAACTGGGGAAGAACCATATGCAGACTTGCACTATGGGGCTATCATAG GTGGTATTGTAAGCAATACATTGCGGCCAGCAGTGCCTGAATCTTGTGACCCAGAATGGAAATCATTAATGGAGAGGTGCTGGTCATCAGAGCCATCTGAGAGACCAAACTTCACTGAAATTGCAAACGAGTTACGTGCAATGGCATCAAAAATTCCTCCCAAGGGTCATAACCCAACGCAGCAACAGCCCCAGGTTCAACACTGA